A window from Planctomicrobium piriforme encodes these proteins:
- a CDS encoding PVC-type heme-binding CxxCH protein codes for MRLSFVVCVASALMTSLLLADEPATGFKPIFDGQTLNGWRGKEGFWRVENGAIVGETTPEKPLDKNTFLVWDNGTVDNFELRLKFRISGSEKANSGIQFRCTQREDGHVVGYQADIDRAGQWVGALYDEAARGILAKRGQKTTITADGKLQTENVADPAELLKKFQVDGWNDYSVSAVGNHITLKINGAVMCEVIDNDPKGLDRSGILALQLHVGPPMKIEFKDILLKRLPMEEGFKKVVFVAGKPSHGYFSHEHNAGCLLLKKALDNSGLPLVTAAYLNGWPKDVTAFDNADTVVAYCDGGGNHFLNPHLPEFDELVQQRGVGLVCLHYGVETTKGDAGNHFLKWIGGYFEPDWSVNPHWTANFESLPKHPITQGVQPFEINDEWYYHMRFVPDMKGVTPILTALPPNETLTRKDGPHSGNPFVRAAVLERHEPQHMAWAYERPEKKGRGFGFTGGHFHANWQQDDFRKLVLNAIVWSANAKVPDSGVVSPTPTVQEMEANQDEPRPDNFQFKSPGKAKSVTQAPAAGSPPIADAKPAYSSPVVWKETPGYGVDIAANIAGAKSLFLVVSGANDGIGCDWADWEEPRLTGAPNQPDLKLTDLKWKSANCGSGEVQVNKNCEGHPLLSNGKQLAYGIGTHSNSVIEYELPAGHAYTQFKARGVIDEGGTRQGCGSTVQFYVFAEQPGSAFLKKVNGESAVASHESTAAVEQLDVHPELKATLFASEPMMSNPTSIDIDHLGRVWVCEGVNYRAFRNEDVIGKDHAPDRILILEDTDGNAVADKSTVFYQGRDVDSAQGILVLPTPDGKGTRALVSSGDSIFYLIDDDGDMKADRKELLFTGISGTQHDHGIHACHFGPDGKLYFNFGNAGGQVKDKNGKPIIDKSGHEVNSSRNPYQEGMIFRCNLDGSEFETLAWNFRNNWEVCVDSFGTMWQSDNDDDGNRGVRINYVMEYGNYGYKDEITGAGWQSPRTNWEAEIPLRHWHLNDPGVMPNMLQTGAGAPTGICLYEGNLLPAKLRGAVIHCDAGPNICRAYIPKVDGAGYKAEVVDLLSGARNKWFRPSDVCVAPDGSLLVADWYDPGVGGHRMQDVEHGRIFRLAPPSAPKYNAPKVDVSTPEAAAQALQSPNMATRYLAWTALEKMGPAAEPVLVKMFKGADPVMQARALWLLGKLNLDHAKMLEHLRAGMASLNPDIRIAAVRLFRQKLKDVSFADIVGAIHGDDSSEGVRREILIALREVPSNWYPADNREDFPAGAWMAMARQYDGNDRWYLEALGIAAEGKWDENLKVWMEAVGEEWKTTKAGRDIIWRSRGEETPQLLVQLINSAATPAEEIPRYLRALDFQLGASKQSAVNVLAFSSGSGDPERTALVRAEALARLSGNELSSDPKQKAALEQVLRENQGTERFVMLVNRFNLKDHYPELLAMAQAKPESQVAVDAVKVLLDKKQDALLQKVLTGDNREQAEKTFAAVATAGDKRTIPMLQAVLKDDSKQLWARQAAVKAMGSSQPGAQALIELAQRDAVPASLKPAVAAVLSSSSNPGIRAIALKLFPAPPGKNSAPLPSIPELADRSGNADQGKIVFNTVGTCNKCHQVNGIGVEVGPNLSEIGKKLARPAMFESILYPSAAISHGFENWLILGSDGQVYTGLLVSETDQEVKLKDDKGIIRTIQVKDIDERKKQDISLMPADLQKLMTTEELVDLVEYLMALKERRM; via the coding sequence ATGCGGTTGTCGTTCGTGGTCTGCGTCGCATCGGCGCTTATGACAAGTCTGCTGCTGGCCGACGAGCCGGCCACCGGCTTCAAGCCAATTTTCGACGGCCAGACGCTCAATGGCTGGCGCGGCAAAGAGGGCTTCTGGCGAGTTGAGAACGGCGCCATCGTCGGCGAGACCACGCCAGAGAAGCCGCTCGACAAGAACACGTTCCTCGTCTGGGACAACGGAACCGTCGACAACTTCGAACTTCGTTTGAAGTTCCGCATCTCCGGCAGTGAAAAGGCCAACAGCGGCATCCAGTTCCGCTGTACGCAACGGGAAGACGGCCATGTCGTCGGCTATCAAGCCGATATCGACCGCGCAGGCCAATGGGTCGGCGCTCTCTACGACGAAGCGGCTCGCGGCATTCTTGCCAAACGCGGACAGAAAACGACCATCACGGCCGACGGCAAACTGCAGACTGAAAACGTTGCCGACCCTGCCGAGCTACTCAAGAAGTTTCAAGTCGACGGCTGGAATGACTACTCCGTCTCCGCCGTGGGCAACCACATCACGCTCAAGATCAACGGCGCGGTGATGTGCGAAGTGATCGACAACGATCCCAAAGGTCTCGACCGCAGCGGCATCCTCGCCTTGCAACTGCATGTCGGTCCGCCGATGAAGATCGAATTCAAGGACATCCTCCTGAAGCGTCTGCCGATGGAAGAGGGCTTCAAGAAGGTCGTCTTTGTCGCCGGTAAGCCGAGTCACGGGTATTTCTCGCACGAACACAATGCCGGCTGCCTGTTGCTGAAGAAGGCTCTGGACAACTCCGGGCTGCCGCTGGTGACTGCCGCCTATCTGAATGGCTGGCCGAAAGACGTGACCGCGTTTGATAACGCCGATACGGTTGTTGCCTACTGCGACGGCGGCGGGAACCACTTTTTGAACCCGCACCTGCCGGAATTCGATGAACTGGTGCAGCAGCGCGGCGTGGGGCTCGTTTGTCTGCACTACGGCGTTGAAACAACCAAAGGTGACGCCGGGAATCATTTTCTGAAATGGATCGGCGGATACTTCGAACCAGATTGGTCGGTGAATCCGCACTGGACCGCCAACTTCGAAAGCCTGCCAAAGCATCCGATCACGCAGGGAGTCCAGCCCTTCGAGATCAACGACGAATGGTACTACCACATGCGGTTCGTGCCGGACATGAAAGGGGTCACGCCGATCCTCACGGCGCTCCCCCCCAATGAAACGCTGACTCGCAAAGACGGCCCGCACTCCGGCAACCCGTTCGTTCGGGCTGCGGTGCTGGAACGGCACGAGCCGCAGCACATGGCCTGGGCTTACGAACGACCGGAGAAGAAGGGGCGCGGCTTCGGCTTCACCGGCGGTCACTTCCACGCCAACTGGCAGCAGGATGATTTCCGCAAGCTGGTGCTGAATGCGATCGTCTGGTCGGCCAATGCCAAGGTTCCCGACAGCGGCGTCGTTTCACCGACCCCGACCGTGCAGGAGATGGAAGCCAATCAGGACGAACCCCGTCCGGACAACTTCCAGTTCAAGTCGCCGGGCAAGGCAAAGTCCGTGACCCAGGCTCCCGCTGCCGGCAGCCCTCCTATTGCGGATGCCAAGCCGGCTTACAGTTCGCCTGTGGTCTGGAAAGAGACGCCTGGTTACGGCGTGGACATCGCCGCCAACATTGCCGGCGCCAAGTCGTTGTTCCTGGTGGTCAGCGGCGCGAACGACGGCATCGGCTGCGACTGGGCCGACTGGGAAGAACCGCGACTCACCGGTGCTCCGAATCAACCCGACCTCAAGCTGACCGACCTGAAATGGAAGTCGGCGAATTGCGGGTCAGGCGAAGTCCAGGTGAACAAGAACTGTGAAGGGCATCCGCTGCTGTCCAACGGCAAGCAGCTCGCCTATGGAATTGGAACTCATTCGAATTCCGTCATCGAGTACGAACTTCCCGCAGGCCATGCCTACACACAGTTCAAGGCGCGTGGCGTGATTGACGAAGGAGGAACCCGTCAGGGCTGCGGTTCCACCGTCCAGTTCTACGTTTTCGCAGAGCAGCCGGGATCGGCCTTCCTCAAGAAAGTGAACGGGGAATCCGCGGTCGCGAGTCACGAATCGACCGCCGCGGTCGAGCAGCTCGATGTCCATCCCGAACTCAAGGCGACGCTGTTTGCGAGCGAGCCGATGATGTCGAACCCGACATCCATCGATATCGATCACCTCGGTCGGGTCTGGGTGTGCGAAGGGGTCAACTATCGGGCATTCCGCAATGAAGACGTCATCGGCAAAGACCACGCGCCTGATCGCATCCTGATCCTTGAGGACACCGACGGTAACGCCGTGGCCGACAAGTCGACCGTGTTCTATCAGGGCCGCGATGTCGATTCCGCACAGGGGATACTCGTCCTCCCAACTCCTGACGGAAAAGGGACTCGCGCACTCGTCTCCTCAGGCGACAGCATCTTCTATCTCATCGACGACGACGGCGACATGAAGGCCGACCGCAAGGAATTGCTGTTCACCGGCATCTCCGGCACACAGCACGACCACGGCATTCACGCCTGTCACTTCGGCCCCGACGGAAAGCTGTACTTCAACTTTGGCAATGCCGGCGGTCAGGTCAAAGACAAGAACGGCAAGCCGATCATCGACAAGTCAGGTCACGAGGTGAACAGCTCGCGCAATCCGTACCAGGAAGGGATGATCTTCCGCTGCAATCTCGACGGCAGCGAGTTCGAAACGCTCGCCTGGAACTTCCGCAATAACTGGGAAGTCTGCGTCGATTCGTTCGGCACCATGTGGCAGTCCGACAACGATGACGACGGCAACCGCGGCGTCCGCATCAACTACGTGATGGAATACGGCAACTACGGTTACAAGGACGAAATCACGGGCGCCGGCTGGCAGAGTCCGCGGACCAACTGGGAAGCGGAAATTCCCCTGCGTCACTGGCATCTCAACGATCCCGGCGTGATGCCCAACATGCTGCAGACCGGGGCAGGCGCTCCGACCGGCATCTGTCTGTATGAGGGCAATCTGCTCCCAGCGAAGCTCCGCGGCGCGGTGATCCACTGTGACGCCGGCCCGAACATCTGCCGCGCCTACATCCCCAAAGTCGATGGCGCTGGCTATAAGGCCGAAGTGGTCGATCTGCTCAGCGGCGCCCGTAATAAGTGGTTCCGTCCCAGCGATGTCTGCGTCGCGCCGGATGGCAGCCTGCTGGTTGCTGACTGGTACGACCCCGGAGTTGGCGGCCACCGCATGCAGGACGTGGAACATGGCCGCATCTTCCGGCTCGCCCCACCGTCCGCGCCGAAGTACAACGCGCCGAAGGTCGATGTCTCCACTCCGGAAGCCGCCGCCCAGGCACTGCAGTCTCCCAACATGGCGACCCGTTATCTCGCCTGGACTGCCCTCGAAAAGATGGGTCCGGCAGCGGAGCCGGTGCTGGTGAAGATGTTCAAGGGGGCTGACCCGGTCATGCAGGCCCGGGCACTCTGGCTTCTCGGAAAGCTCAATCTCGACCACGCCAAAATGCTCGAACACCTGCGGGCGGGCATGGCGAGTCTGAATCCGGACATCCGCATCGCGGCAGTTCGCTTGTTCCGACAGAAACTGAAAGATGTCTCGTTCGCAGACATCGTCGGGGCGATTCATGGAGACGACAGTTCAGAAGGGGTCCGACGTGAGATTCTGATCGCCCTGCGCGAGGTGCCGTCGAACTGGTACCCAGCTGATAACCGTGAGGATTTCCCTGCCGGCGCCTGGATGGCCATGGCCCGCCAGTACGACGGCAACGACCGCTGGTATCTCGAAGCCCTCGGCATTGCCGCTGAAGGAAAATGGGATGAAAACCTGAAGGTGTGGATGGAAGCGGTCGGCGAAGAATGGAAAACCACCAAGGCCGGACGCGACATCATCTGGCGCTCGCGCGGTGAAGAGACCCCGCAACTGCTGGTGCAGCTCATCAATAGCGCGGCCACTCCGGCTGAGGAGATTCCCCGCTACTTGCGGGCACTCGACTTCCAGTTGGGGGCTTCGAAACAGTCCGCCGTGAACGTGCTGGCCTTCTCATCCGGCTCAGGCGATCCGGAACGAACGGCTCTAGTCCGTGCGGAAGCTTTGGCTCGACTCTCCGGCAATGAACTGTCGTCCGATCCTAAGCAGAAGGCGGCGCTCGAACAGGTGCTGCGTGAAAACCAGGGGACCGAACGCTTCGTGATGCTGGTGAATCGTTTCAATCTGAAGGATCACTATCCCGAACTGCTCGCCATGGCGCAGGCGAAACCGGAATCGCAGGTCGCGGTGGATGCCGTGAAGGTGCTGCTCGATAAGAAGCAGGACGCCCTGCTGCAGAAGGTGCTGACCGGCGATAATCGCGAGCAAGCGGAAAAGACGTTTGCTGCTGTAGCAACCGCCGGTGACAAGCGGACGATCCCAATGCTGCAAGCGGTGCTCAAGGACGATTCCAAACAGTTGTGGGCTCGTCAGGCTGCCGTGAAAGCGATGGGAAGTTCCCAGCCGGGCGCTCAGGCGTTGATTGAGCTGGCCCAGCGCGATGCCGTGCCGGCCTCGCTGAAGCCGGCCGTGGCCGCAGTGCTGTCGAGTTCGTCGAATCCGGGAATTCGGGCAATTGCGCTCAAGCTCTTCCCCGCTCCTCCAGGCAAGAACTCCGCTCCGCTGCCGTCGATTCCCGAACTCGCCGACCGCTCAGGTAACGCAGATCAGGGCAAGATCGTTTTCAACACCGTTGGCACCTGTAACAAATGCCATCAGGTGAACGGCATCGGGGTGGAAGTCGGGCCGAACTTGTCCGAGATCGGCAAGAAGCTCGCCCGACCGGCAATGTTCGAATCGATTCTGTATCCCTCGGCCGCGATCAGTCACGGCTTTGAGAACTGGTTGATTCTCGGTTCCGACGGCCAGGTTTATACCGGACTGCTGGTAAGCGAGACGGATCAGGAAGTGAAGCTCAAGGACGACAAGGGGATCATCCGTACGATTCAGGTAAAAGACATCGACGAACGCAAGAAGCAGGACATCTCCCTGATGCCAGCCGATCTGCAGAAGTTGATGACCACCGAAGAACTGGTCGACCTGGTGGAATATCTGATGGCATTGAAGGAACGCCGGATGTAG
- a CDS encoding protein kinase domain-containing protein encodes MSTSLESFVNILKRSGLIEETVIAEHLATFNAQHPAGSGEAFAEFLVAKDLITNWQAAKVLQGKHKGFFLGKYKLLSLLGKGGMSSVYLAEHVLMRRRCAIKVLPWKLVKDSSYLQRFHREAQAVASLDHPNIVRAYDIDQEKDGNLEIHFLVMEYVEGRNLYDLVQQLGPLAPTVAADYIRQGALGLEHAHNIGMVHRDVKPGNFIVDQHGTVKLMDLGLARIAEEEGDHSLTVAHDERVLGTADYLAPEQAVDSHKVDTRADIYSLGCTLYFLLSGRPPFHEGTLTQRLLAHQTKEPTPIESLRRDVPAPLTDILRRLMIKDREKRIQTAGDVVSEISEWLATTTGAPTATPKAKAGGKTSAAEMDVQNVQNVAANTTAAKPAAVPTGGLGNFLSSLSDVDPERSQQPSSLKRRGGSSTMKITRGQPAEPVEEVPATLPDHFDIPAEEDNPFAISSKVAGSAKPNASTPRPSVSSKVNSRKPAPRRGSSKPDLLAMIPPDLLAKVQQHKLPIAIGGGVLVLLLVVGTYFLFFSGSKTKSAAKTPAVAATPKVEAVKPKPEPAVPARPAVDGPVVIVGPTGHFGTIKEAIEYVKISNLSGLSSSVREIHLAGNQTLKESVSIDNSGLGGFPHDIKLIGLTDKPPRLQPDGNGPVMLLNSVEGLTVENIIINCQGRSQAVHLQGFMSNTRLINLKLENIQNTAVLATGLAGLIDQPFLIERCTFRSSSSSSRGLVCESSSGSDTRDVAVRQCRFLGPMGAGVVLQNTASSIELKQNIFDETSAGLLLTGSDQVSKRIRLLNNTFHECQNGIRFDSGPPVDSSGFVFENNLFAKSGGAGVATSRSEATLEPLINGGAAQFNWTDKSEFSDSGELNIFKQNGKTGVTVEFASEDPADASFFKPSSPDLRSGNSPGTLKFIGAVSP; translated from the coding sequence ATGAGCACGTCACTGGAATCCTTCGTCAATATCTTGAAGCGTAGCGGTCTCATTGAGGAGACCGTGATCGCCGAGCACCTGGCGACGTTCAATGCCCAGCACCCGGCTGGCTCGGGCGAAGCTTTCGCCGAATTTCTGGTCGCCAAAGACCTCATCACCAACTGGCAGGCCGCCAAAGTTCTGCAGGGGAAGCACAAAGGCTTCTTTCTCGGCAAATACAAGCTGCTGAGTCTGCTGGGCAAAGGGGGGATGAGTTCGGTCTACCTGGCCGAACATGTGCTGATGCGCCGCCGCTGCGCGATCAAAGTGCTTCCCTGGAAACTCGTCAAAGACAGCTCGTACCTGCAACGGTTTCACCGCGAAGCGCAGGCGGTCGCGTCTCTCGATCACCCGAACATTGTCCGCGCGTACGACATCGATCAGGAAAAAGACGGCAATCTCGAAATCCACTTCCTGGTCATGGAATATGTGGAAGGCCGCAATCTGTACGACCTCGTACAGCAGCTCGGCCCGCTGGCTCCAACCGTGGCGGCCGATTACATCCGTCAAGGCGCGCTCGGACTCGAACACGCCCACAACATCGGCATGGTGCATCGTGACGTGAAGCCGGGCAACTTCATCGTCGACCAGCATGGCACCGTCAAACTGATGGACCTCGGCCTGGCCCGTATTGCCGAGGAAGAAGGGGACCATTCACTCACCGTGGCCCACGACGAGCGCGTGCTGGGAACCGCCGATTATCTGGCTCCGGAACAGGCAGTCGACAGCCACAAGGTCGACACCCGGGCCGATATCTACAGCCTGGGTTGTACGCTCTATTTTCTGCTCTCAGGCCGCCCGCCGTTTCACGAAGGAACCCTGACTCAGCGGCTGCTGGCACATCAGACCAAAGAGCCAACCCCGATCGAATCATTGCGCCGCGACGTCCCTGCGCCGCTGACTGACATCCTCCGCAGGCTGATGATCAAGGATCGCGAAAAACGAATTCAAACCGCAGGGGACGTGGTTTCAGAAATTTCCGAATGGCTGGCGACGACCACCGGAGCGCCGACCGCAACACCGAAAGCCAAGGCTGGCGGAAAAACTTCTGCCGCTGAGATGGACGTCCAGAACGTTCAAAATGTCGCGGCCAATACGACCGCAGCGAAACCGGCTGCCGTCCCGACGGGCGGACTCGGCAACTTCTTGTCGAGCTTGAGCGACGTCGATCCGGAACGTTCGCAGCAGCCCAGTTCGCTGAAACGCCGCGGCGGCTCGTCGACGATGAAGATTACTCGCGGGCAGCCAGCAGAGCCGGTCGAGGAAGTCCCCGCGACGTTGCCGGACCACTTTGATATTCCCGCCGAAGAAGACAATCCGTTCGCGATTTCATCGAAGGTCGCCGGGAGTGCAAAGCCGAACGCGTCCACTCCTCGGCCTTCCGTCTCCAGCAAGGTGAATTCCCGCAAGCCGGCCCCTCGTCGCGGATCGTCCAAGCCTGATCTTCTGGCAATGATTCCGCCCGACCTGCTGGCCAAGGTGCAGCAACACAAGCTCCCGATCGCGATCGGCGGCGGAGTGCTGGTTTTGCTGCTGGTTGTGGGGACGTATTTCCTGTTTTTCTCCGGCTCGAAGACAAAATCGGCTGCCAAGACTCCGGCCGTCGCCGCGACCCCCAAAGTCGAGGCCGTGAAGCCGAAACCTGAACCGGCTGTCCCTGCGCGGCCGGCCGTCGATGGTCCTGTCGTCATCGTCGGCCCGACAGGTCATTTCGGGACCATCAAGGAAGCAATCGAGTACGTCAAAATCTCGAACCTCTCCGGGCTTTCTTCATCGGTCCGCGAAATTCATCTCGCCGGAAATCAGACCCTGAAAGAATCGGTCTCAATCGACAACTCGGGACTCGGCGGCTTTCCTCACGATATCAAACTCATCGGCCTGACTGACAAGCCTCCTCGTCTGCAGCCGGATGGCAACGGCCCGGTGATGCTGCTGAATTCGGTCGAAGGCCTGACGGTCGAGAACATCATCATCAACTGTCAGGGACGCAGTCAGGCAGTCCATCTGCAGGGCTTCATGTCCAACACCCGGCTGATCAATCTGAAGCTCGAAAACATTCAGAATACCGCCGTCCTGGCGACCGGGCTGGCCGGCCTGATCGACCAGCCCTTCCTCATCGAACGCTGCACCTTCCGCTCGAGTTCCAGTTCCTCCAGGGGACTGGTGTGCGAATCGTCGTCCGGTTCCGATACCAGAGACGTCGCCGTGCGGCAGTGCCGCTTCCTGGGTCCGATGGGAGCAGGCGTCGTGCTGCAGAACACCGCCTCGTCCATCGAACTCAAGCAGAACATTTTCGATGAAACGAGCGCCGGTCTGCTGCTGACAGGTTCCGATCAGGTCTCAAAACGGATTCGGCTGCTGAACAACACTTTCCATGAGTGCCAGAACGGAATCCGGTTCGACTCCGGCCCGCCGGTCGATTCGAGCGGCTTTGTGTTCGAGAACAATCTGTTCGCCAAAAGCGGCGGTGCCGGCGTCGCCACCTCCCGCAGCGAAGCAACTCTCGAACCGCTGATCAACGGCGGCGCGGCCCAGTTCAACTGGACCGACAAATCCGAATTCAGCGACTCAGGTGAACTGAACATCTTCAAGCAGAACGGCAAGACCGGAGTGACCGTCGAATTCGCTTCGGAAGACCCTGCCGACGCCAGCTTCTTCAAACCGAGTTCGCCAGACCTCCGCAGCGGCAACTCGCCTGGCACGCTGAAATTCATCGGGGCAGTCTCTCCTTAG
- the ilvB gene encoding biosynthetic-type acetolactate synthase large subunit: MTGSEILVEALIRQGGKTVFAYPGGASMPLHQALRKSRDRIRTILPRHEQGGGFAAQGISRTSDEIGICMATSGPGATNLVTSIADAKMDSIPLIAITGQVGQKVIGTDAFQETPIVEICRAVTKHHYMITAGDPDDPESVQAALRSIPRIVKEAFFVARTGRPGPVLIDFPKNIQLATTDQPIDFDPPMNLPGYHPERRKVASEQIRQVIAAIRRSKRPILYVGGGCIASDAAEELTKFARASNIPVTMTVMGLGAFPGDDAQSLHMLGMHGTVYANYAINEADLLLALGVRFDDRVTGKLEEFAKHGKIVHVDIDASEMHKNKEAHIPIVADLKLFLEKLNAEFKPADKPEIAAWWTQINEWKEKFPLKYREAGDFIVPQHAVEELWKQTVDRDAYIAVGVGQHQMFAAQYYKFRKPKHWLSSSGLGTMGFGLPAAMGVQAAHPNSLVVDIDGDGSILMNIQELATLHCEKLPVKILLLNNQHLGMVVQWEDRFMAGRRAHTYLGPIDHPEWLGEGSGAHYEDTYPNFVKMAESFGLKARQVKSKAELPAAIAEMINHDGPYLLDVLCPYQEHVLPMIPGGGTVRDIITE; the protein is encoded by the coding sequence ATGACCGGCTCCGAAATTCTGGTGGAAGCGCTCATTCGCCAGGGCGGCAAAACGGTATTTGCCTATCCGGGCGGGGCCAGCATGCCCTTGCACCAGGCATTGCGGAAAAGCCGCGACCGCATCCGTACCATCCTTCCCCGCCACGAGCAGGGGGGCGGGTTCGCCGCACAGGGGATTTCCCGGACGTCGGATGAAATCGGAATCTGCATGGCCACCAGCGGCCCGGGCGCGACCAATCTGGTCACTTCCATTGCTGACGCCAAGATGGACAGCATCCCGCTGATCGCCATTACCGGCCAGGTGGGCCAGAAGGTCATCGGCACCGACGCGTTTCAGGAAACGCCGATTGTCGAAATCTGTCGCGCGGTGACCAAACACCATTACATGATCACCGCCGGCGATCCGGATGATCCGGAATCGGTGCAGGCCGCACTGCGGAGCATTCCGCGGATCGTGAAAGAAGCCTTCTTTGTCGCCCGTACCGGCCGTCCCGGCCCGGTGTTGATCGACTTCCCGAAGAACATTCAGTTGGCGACGACCGATCAGCCGATCGACTTCGATCCGCCGATGAACCTGCCCGGCTACCATCCCGAGCGCCGCAAGGTCGCCTCGGAGCAGATCCGTCAGGTGATCGCCGCCATTCGCCGCTCCAAGCGCCCGATTCTATATGTCGGCGGGGGCTGCATCGCTTCCGACGCCGCGGAAGAACTGACAAAGTTCGCCCGCGCCTCGAACATCCCCGTCACCATGACCGTGATGGGACTGGGAGCCTTCCCAGGTGACGACGCCCAGTCGCTGCATATGCTGGGGATGCACGGCACGGTGTACGCGAACTATGCCATCAACGAAGCCGACCTGCTGCTGGCTCTCGGCGTCCGTTTCGACGACCGCGTGACCGGCAAGCTGGAAGAGTTCGCCAAGCACGGGAAGATCGTGCATGTCGATATCGACGCCTCGGAAATGCACAAGAACAAAGAGGCCCACATCCCGATTGTGGCCGACCTCAAGTTGTTCCTTGAAAAGCTGAACGCCGAGTTCAAGCCGGCCGACAAGCCCGAGATCGCCGCCTGGTGGACGCAGATCAACGAATGGAAAGAGAAGTTCCCGCTCAAATATCGTGAGGCCGGTGACTTCATCGTACCGCAGCACGCCGTCGAAGAACTGTGGAAGCAGACCGTCGATCGCGACGCGTACATCGCCGTGGGAGTGGGCCAGCACCAGATGTTCGCTGCCCAGTACTACAAATTCCGCAAGCCGAAACACTGGCTCTCCAGTTCAGGTCTGGGAACGATGGGCTTCGGTCTGCCGGCCGCGATGGGCGTGCAGGCGGCTCACCCGAACTCGCTGGTGGTCGACATCGACGGCGACGGCTCGATCCTGATGAACATTCAGGAACTTGCCACGCTGCACTGCGAAAAGCTGCCGGTCAAAATCCTGCTGCTGAACAACCAGCACCTGGGAATGGTGGTTCAGTGGGAAGACCGCTTCATGGCCGGTCGCCGAGCCCACACTTACCTGGGACCGATCGACCATCCGGAATGGCTCGGTGAAGGGAGCGGCGCTCACTACGAAGACACCTATCCGAACTTCGTCAAGATGGCGGAGAGCTTCGGCCTGAAAGCTCGTCAGGTGAAGAGCAAAGCCGAACTGCCGGCCGCGATCGCCGAGATGATCAACCACGACGGTCCGTACCTGCTGGACGTGCTCTGCCCGTACCAGGAACATGTGCTGCCAATGATCCCCGGCGGCGGCACGGTGCGGGACATCATCACCGAGTAG
- the trpS gene encoding tryptophan--tRNA ligase, producing MRVLSGIQPTGRFHLGNYFGAIRQYIALQNNEQAFYFIADLHALTTVRNPADLLGYTHDAALDLLALGLNPEQATLFRQSDVPQVTELTWLLMTVTQMSLLEKCHAYKDKLARGIAADAGLFTYPVLMAADILAYDSNLVPVGLDQVQHLEVTRDLAQRFNHIYQTEVFVLPEAHVIAETAKVPGTDGEKMSKSYGNTIEIFEPEKKLRKKFMAIKTDSTPMEDPKNPETDSVFTLYKLFASLDEQSALADRYRAGGMGYGEAKQALFEKALEYFSVARERRAYLEAHPDEVEAILQAGAAKARAKAQEVLTRARNACGLNR from the coding sequence ATGCGCGTGCTTTCCGGAATTCAGCCGACCGGCCGTTTCCATCTGGGCAATTATTTTGGCGCCATCCGGCAATACATCGCCCTGCAGAACAACGAGCAGGCGTTCTATTTCATCGCCGACCTGCATGCCCTCACTACGGTCCGCAATCCCGCCGACCTCCTCGGGTATACCCATGATGCCGCGCTCGACCTGCTGGCGCTCGGCCTCAATCCGGAACAGGCGACCCTCTTTCGCCAGTCCGACGTGCCGCAGGTGACGGAACTCACCTGGCTGCTCATGACCGTCACGCAAATGAGCCTGCTGGAAAAGTGCCACGCTTATAAAGACAAACTCGCCCGCGGTATTGCCGCCGACGCCGGGCTGTTCACTTACCCCGTGCTCATGGCCGCCGACATTCTGGCTTACGACAGCAATCTCGTCCCCGTTGGCCTTGATCAGGTGCAGCATCTGGAAGTGACGCGAGACCTCGCGCAGCGGTTCAACCACATCTATCAGACCGAAGTCTTCGTGCTGCCCGAGGCGCACGTGATCGCCGAAACCGCCAAGGTGCCCGGCACCGACGGCGAGAAGATGTCAAAAAGCTACGGCAACACGATCGAGATCTTTGAGCCGGAGAAGAAACTTCGTAAGAAGTTCATGGCGATCAAAACCGACTCCACCCCGATGGAAGACCCGAAGAACCCAGAGACTGATTCGGTGTTCACGCTCTACAAGCTCTTCGCCAGCCTGGACGAACAATCCGCACTCGCCGACCGCTATCGGGCCGGCGGGATGGGTTACGGCGAAGCCAAGCAGGCACTCTTCGAGAAGGCGCTGGAATACTTCAGCGTAGCACGAGAAAGGCGAGCTTATCTGGAAGCCCACCCCGACGAAGTCGAAGCGATCCTGCAAGCCGGCGCCGCGAAAGCCCGCGCCAAAGCCCAGGAAGTTCTCACGCGGGCAAGAAACGCGTGCGGGTTGAATCGATGA